From Scylla paramamosain isolate STU-SP2022 chromosome 18, ASM3559412v1, whole genome shotgun sequence, one genomic window encodes:
- the LOC135109355 gene encoding uncharacterized protein LOC135109355 yields the protein MTTMRLSRRLSYHLTSGAPKTHVTQVHKTALTRKYLEEQTEIITICKDNRRLPILEALHIKNLEPKLNIQNQDLQALWRPDFPTCYTHNGNGSLDLILSNRQSLPFHHHISHRPLSGSDHVPLILKISSNHISITSSPVPDCRSADWERFKETLSDLHRLTQLEGQPDTEIDSAQETLHNDILTSANRHTPKKQHKIHIDFRASIRTQRLLFWHMVHKLKGCQRERFEYLLVNGDRVTNNFQTHWRNTFQPHPFPLHEPSIAHIHHITDLVAHAYSAESPRPLRNHLADGAEPPPEIISSLTKIFNACLASGYFPKALKTSNITLITKPGKNSHLPENYRPISLLEILGKTFEHLINLMRAFLEDNGLLAPQQFSFRRNASTEDTLNSIVAYLNFNKPYYKTALVAKDVKKAFDTAGVPQGSVLSPTLFNMYTADLPSPPIHNDSLIRRRCNAFGPCQVALDSLASSLSRVRPRGFGCVDSVRGCGCVGLGLLGWWRTLRLPPDEDLVSLSTLT from the exons ATGACGACAATGCGATTAAGCAGAAGACTCAGCTACCACCTAACATCAGGCGCGCCCAAGACCCACGTGACCCAAGTGCACAAAACCGCACTCACTAGAAAATACCTTGAAGAACAAACGGAGATCATCACCATATGCAAGGATAACAGGCGcctccccatcttagaagccCTACATATCAAGAACTTAGAGCCAAAGCTTAACATACAGAACCAAGACCTACAAGCGCTCTGGA ggcctgactttcctacctgctatacccacaatgggaatggcagcctggatctcatcctctccaatcggcaatccctacctttccaccaccacatctcccaCAGACCCCTCAGTGGTTCTGACCACGTTCCCCTAATCCTAAAAATATCCTCCAACCACATATCCATCACATCCTCACCTGTCCCCGACTGTCGCTCCGCCGATTGGGAGAGATTTAAGGAAACTCTTTCAGATCTACACCGACTaacacagctcgaaggccaacccgATACAGAAATAGACAGCGCCCAAGAGACGCTACACAATGACAttctgacatcagccaacagacacacaccaaagaaacaacacaaaattcacatagacttcagaGCCTCCATAAGaacacaacgactacta ttctggcacatggtgcacaagctgaagggatgccagcgggaaagattcgagtacctcctagtgaacggtgatcgCGTCACCAACAACTTCCAGACACACTGGCGTAacaccttccaaccacaccctttccctctccatgagcccagtattgcccacatacaccacatcaccGATCTG GTTGCTCATGCATACTCCGCGGAgagcccccggcccctcaggaaTCACTTGGCCGATGGTGCAGAGCctcctccagaaatcatatccagcctgacaaaaattttcaacgcttgcctcgcctctggatacttcccaaaggctttgAAAACTTCTAACATCACCCTTATTACCAAGCCCGgtaaaaactctcacttaccagaaaatTATCGCCCCATAAGTctccttgaaattcttggaaaaacttttgagcATCTAATCAATTTAatgagagcgttcctcgaagaTAACGGATTGCTGGCGCCACAGCAGTTCagtttccggaggaacgcctcaactgaggacacccttaacagcatagtagcctacttaaatttcaacaagccatattacaagacagccCTCGTAGCAAAGGAtgtcaaaaaagcatttgatacc gctggagtcccacaaggctccgtactctcccccacccttttcaACATGTATACAGCTGACCTGCCCTCCCCCCCAAtccacaatgactcactaatACGCAGACGATGTAACGCAtttggcccgtgccaggtc gctctggatagtctggcctcCAGCCTGAGCAGGGTTCGGCCCCGAGGGTTTGGTTGCGTGGACAGCGTCCGTGGCTgcggctgtgttgggcttggcttgctcggttggtggcggactctccgGCTTCCCCCTGATGAGGACCTTGTCTCCCTTTCCACTTTAACATAA